A region from the Pelobates fuscus isolate aPelFus1 chromosome 1, aPelFus1.pri, whole genome shotgun sequence genome encodes:
- the ARGLU1 gene encoding arginine and glutamate-rich protein 1 isoform X1, producing the protein MGRSRSRSSSRSKHVKSSKHNKKRSRSREKERVRKRSKSRESKRNRRRESRSRSRSNTASRRERERPSSPPDRIDIFGRNLSKRSSLDEKQKREDEEKKLEYERQRRIRQQEIEEKLIEEETARRVEELVAKRVEEELEKRKDEIEREVLRRVEEAKRIMEKQLLEELERQRQAELAAQKAREEEERSKREELERILEENNRKIADAQAKLAEEQLKIVEEQRKIHEERMKLEQERQRQQKEEQKIILGKGKSRPKLSFSLKSPD; encoded by the exons ATGGGCCGCTCGCGCAGCCGCAGTTCGTCCAGGTCGAAGCACGTGAAGAGCAGCAAGCACAACAAGAAGCGGAGCCGGTCCCGGGAGAAAGAGCGGGTCAGGAAACGCTCCAAGTCCCGGGAGAGCAAGAGGAACCGGCGCCGGGAGTCTCGGTCACGGTCTCGGTCTAACACGGCTTCCCGCAGGGAACGGGAGAGGCCATCTTCCCCGCCGGACAGGATCGACATATTCGGGCGCAATCTGAGCAAGAGGAGCTCCCTGGACGAGAAGCAGAAGCGGGAGGATGAGGAGAAGAAGCTGGAGTACGAGAGGCAGCGGcggat CAGGCAACAAGAAATCGAAGAAAAACTCATCGAGGAAGAAACAGCACGACGTGTGGAAGAATTGGTTGCCAAGCGTGTAGAGGAAGAATTGGAGAAAAGGAAAGATGAAATAGAAAGAGAGGTTCTGCGCAGAGTCGAGGAAGCTAAACGCATCATGGAAAAACAGTTGCTCGAGGAACTCGAGCGACAGAGACAGGCTGAACTAGCTGCCCAGAAAGCCAGAGAG GAAGAAGAACGTTCTAAGCGTGAGGAGCTAGAGCGAATACTTGAAGAAAATAACCGTAAAATTGCTGATGCACAGGCTAAACTG GCTGAGGAGCAATTGAAAATTGTAGAAGAACAAAGAAAAATCCATGAGGAACGGATGAAATTAGAGCAAGAGAGACAACGTCAGCAGAAAGAAGagcaaaaaattattttgggcaagggAAAGTCAAGACCAAAATTGTCTTTTTCATTGAAAAGCCCAGATTAA
- the ARGLU1 gene encoding arginine and glutamate-rich protein 1 isoform X2 translates to MGRSRSRSSSRSKHVKSSKHNKKRSRSREKERVRKRSKSRESKRNRRRESRSRSRSNTASRRERERPSSPPDRIDIFGRNLSKRSSLDEKQKREDEEKKLEYERQRRMQQEIEEKLIEEETARRVEELVAKRVEEELEKRKDEIEREVLRRVEEAKRIMEKQLLEELERQRQAELAAQKAREEEERSKREELERILEENNRKIADAQAKLAEEQLKIVEEQRKIHEERMKLEQERQRQQKEEQKIILGKGKSRPKLSFSLKSPD, encoded by the exons ATGGGCCGCTCGCGCAGCCGCAGTTCGTCCAGGTCGAAGCACGTGAAGAGCAGCAAGCACAACAAGAAGCGGAGCCGGTCCCGGGAGAAAGAGCGGGTCAGGAAACGCTCCAAGTCCCGGGAGAGCAAGAGGAACCGGCGCCGGGAGTCTCGGTCACGGTCTCGGTCTAACACGGCTTCCCGCAGGGAACGGGAGAGGCCATCTTCCCCGCCGGACAGGATCGACATATTCGGGCGCAATCTGAGCAAGAGGAGCTCCCTGGACGAGAAGCAGAAGCGGGAGGATGAGGAGAAGAAGCTGGAGTACGAGAGGCAGCGGcggat GCAACAAGAAATCGAAGAAAAACTCATCGAGGAAGAAACAGCACGACGTGTGGAAGAATTGGTTGCCAAGCGTGTAGAGGAAGAATTGGAGAAAAGGAAAGATGAAATAGAAAGAGAGGTTCTGCGCAGAGTCGAGGAAGCTAAACGCATCATGGAAAAACAGTTGCTCGAGGAACTCGAGCGACAGAGACAGGCTGAACTAGCTGCCCAGAAAGCCAGAGAG GAAGAAGAACGTTCTAAGCGTGAGGAGCTAGAGCGAATACTTGAAGAAAATAACCGTAAAATTGCTGATGCACAGGCTAAACTG GCTGAGGAGCAATTGAAAATTGTAGAAGAACAAAGAAAAATCCATGAGGAACGGATGAAATTAGAGCAAGAGAGACAACGTCAGCAGAAAGAAGagcaaaaaattattttgggcaagggAAAGTCAAGACCAAAATTGTCTTTTTCATTGAAAAGCCCAGATTAA